The Bacteroidia bacterium genome window below encodes:
- a CDS encoding homoserine dehydrogenase: protein MNEKKISIGLFGFGCVGQGLYDVLNHSQGLQANIEKICVKDRSKKRKIDASYFTFDKKDVLQNKNLDVVVELIDNAQEAFEIVTDALRNGVNVVTANKKMLAENFEALYKLQEENNVALIYEGSAGGSIPIIRNLEEYYDNELLSSIKGILNGSCNYILTRMELENLSYENVLKDAQKNGFAESDPWLDVAGYDTLYKLCLLAVHAFGVLLKPEQVLALGIQNISYDDILYAKEKNLRIKLIAKAYKKGNKFHVYALPHFVNKNSELYTVLYEYNAVEVEGAYSCQQTFVGKGAGSHPTGSAVLSDISALTYNYKYSYKKLKKVRQLLNGKYNAQELLENDFNIKVYIRYQHKEELKALEIVAIEEEYTSPKMKYIIAEVNLQSLFQLKGNKENKLFVCAV from the coding sequence ATGAACGAGAAAAAAATTTCAATCGGATTATTTGGCTTTGGCTGCGTTGGACAAGGATTGTACGATGTATTAAATCATTCGCAAGGTTTGCAAGCAAACATCGAAAAAATTTGCGTGAAAGATCGTAGCAAAAAAAGAAAAATAGATGCCTCGTATTTTACATTCGATAAAAAAGACGTGTTGCAAAATAAAAATTTGGACGTTGTTGTGGAGCTGATTGACAATGCGCAAGAAGCTTTTGAAATTGTTACCGATGCACTCAGAAATGGCGTGAATGTGGTAACGGCAAATAAAAAAATGTTGGCAGAAAATTTTGAAGCCTTGTACAAATTGCAAGAAGAAAATAACGTGGCGCTTATTTACGAAGGCTCTGCAGGTGGCAGCATTCCTATCATTAGAAATTTGGAAGAATATTACGACAATGAATTATTGAGTAGCATAAAAGGTATTTTGAATGGATCGTGCAATTATATTTTAACGCGCATGGAATTGGAAAATCTGTCGTATGAAAATGTATTGAAAGACGCGCAAAAAAATGGTTTCGCAGAATCCGATCCGTGGTTGGATGTGGCGGGATATGATACGCTTTATAAATTGTGTTTACTCGCGGTTCATGCTTTTGGCGTGCTTTTAAAGCCGGAACAAGTATTGGCTTTGGGCATTCAAAATATTAGTTACGATGATATTTTATATGCGAAAGAAAAAAATTTACGCATCAAATTAATCGCGAAAGCGTACAAAAAAGGAAACAAATTTCATGTGTATGCTTTGCCGCATTTCGTTAATAAAAATAGTGAATTGTATACTGTTTTATACGAATACAACGCTGTGGAAGTGGAAGGCGCTTATTCGTGCCAACAAACATTTGTAGGCAAAGGCGCAGGAAGTCATCCGACGGGAAGCGCCGTATTATCAGACATTTCAGCACTTACGTACAATTATAAATACAGTTATAAAAAGCTGAAAAAAGTACGTCAATTGTTGAATGGAAAATACAATGCGCAAGAATTATTGGAGAATGATTTTAACATCAAAGTGTACATTCGTTATCAACACAAAGAAGAATTGAAAGCCTTGGAAATTGTTGCTATTGAAGAAGAATATACTTCTCCGAAAATGAAATACATTATTGCAGAAGTTAATTTGCAATCGCTTTTTCAATTAAAAGGAAATAAAGAAAATAAGCTTTTTGTTTGCGCGGTGTAA
- a CDS encoding ATP-binding protein, which produces MSTSTTFSQTDHFMAIQKLKITSSTENIFLVEKFIEEVCEKFKVTEEHYGNILIAITEAVNNAIQHGNKSNPKKNILITLTTEKNKISFTIEDEGEGFDYSNIPDPTNPENIEKPNGRGVFLMRNLADKVCFYDKGKKVELDFNICAN; this is translated from the coding sequence ATGAGTACTTCAACAACATTCAGTCAAACTGACCATTTTATGGCAATACAGAAACTAAAAATAACGTCCTCTACCGAAAATATTTTTTTAGTGGAGAAATTTATCGAAGAAGTTTGTGAAAAGTTTAAAGTCACGGAAGAACATTACGGCAATATTTTAATCGCCATTACGGAAGCCGTTAATAACGCCATTCAGCACGGTAATAAATCCAATCCGAAAAAAAATATTTTGATTACATTAACTACTGAAAAAAATAAAATTTCATTTACCATTGAAGACGAAGGCGAAGGGTTTGATTATTCTAATATTCCCGATCCAACAAACCCTGAAAACATTGAAAAGCCAAATGGAAGAGGCGTTTTTTTAATGCGTAATTTGGCAGATAAAGTTTGCTTTTACGACAAAGGAAAAAAAGTAGAATTGGATTTTAATATTTGTGCGAATTGA
- the ybeY gene encoding rRNA maturation RNase YbeY: MPSPSISFHAVDTPFKLKQQKKNKVWLVAVASAEKKVFGTLNYIFCNDAHLLQINREYLKHDTYTDIITFDYSEKKTISGDIFISIERVTENAEKFKQPFEIELQRVMVHGVLHLIGYKDKLPQDKEIMRAKENFYLKKAL, translated from the coding sequence ATGCCTTCTCCTTCCATCAGTTTTCATGCGGTAGATACGCCGTTTAAGCTCAAGCAACAAAAAAAAAATAAAGTTTGGTTGGTGGCTGTGGCTTCCGCTGAAAAAAAAGTTTTCGGAACGCTGAATTATATTTTTTGTAACGATGCGCATTTGCTTCAAATTAACCGCGAATACCTAAAACACGACACTTACACAGATATTATTACTTTCGATTATTCTGAAAAAAAAACAATTTCCGGCGATATTTTTATCAGCATTGAACGCGTAACCGAAAATGCCGAAAAATTTAAACAGCCATTTGAAATTGAATTGCAGCGCGTAATGGTTCACGGCGTTTTACATCTTATCGGATACAAAGATAAATTGCCGCAAGACAAGGAAATAATGCGCGCCAAAGAAAATTTTTATTTAAAAAAAGCACTTTGA